A stretch of DNA from Deinococcota bacterium:
ACTCTTCGAGGGACGGCCACCGAGACCGGCCTGAAGGTGAAAGCTTTCTTGTTGGAAGGGGTTTATGAGAAAGGGCAGCGTGTTTCAGATGCTGACATGAAGAAGCTGAATCTAGAGCGTCACAGCGTCTGTCCTAACTGGAACTACACCATCCGGCCGCGACTGATGAGTGATCCAGGTGGCTAAGTTAGTCAGTAAGTCGGGAGGTTGTTCTTTTACAGGCCCTAGGCTGATATCGGTGCCCGCTGGTCTCAGCGCCACCTTCGACCCCGACCGCATCACGCAGGTGCTGGGCAACCTGCTCGATAACGCCCTGCGTCACGCTGGTCCTGTCCTCATCGAGGTCGGCGCCGAAGCGGAGGCCCAGGGGGTGAAGTTGTGGGTGCGCGACTACGGACCTGGGCTCCCGCAAGCCACCCTCGAGCGGGCCCTCGAGCGCTTCTACCGCGGTGACCTCTCGCGGGCGCGACCAGACACGCCTGAGGGTGCGCCGGGTGACTCGAGCGGCTCGGGACTCGGTTTGGCTATTGCTCGCGCGCTGACTGAGGCGCACGGGGGGCAGCTTGAGGCGGCCAATCATCCTGAGGGTGGGGCGTTGTTTGTGTTGCGCTTGCCTGACCTCAGGCGAGAGAGTGGTGTGCGCCTTTGACGTCGTTTGTGGCATTAGCGTCCGCCGCATCCCTCGGGTCCCGGGTTCTAGGCAGGAGAGCGGTCTTTGAGTGCAACTGTTCGATAATCGTCCTCTAGCCACCGGACATTTTGCCAGTTCGTAGGTAAGGGAGCAAAGGTAGTGTCACAGACTGCTCTAAGCGCAACTTGCAAGCAAGCGTAGCGATCGGGCGCTTTCAGCCTCAGCCCTCAGACGCCACTATGGCCTCCGCCTCCATCTCCACCAGGTACTCCTCCCCTACGAGCCCCGCCTGGATCAGCGTGTTCGCGGGGAGGATATCTCGAAACCGCACTCCGTGGGCCCAGGCTACGGCCTCCCAATCTTCGAGGTGGCGCAGGTAGACGCGGGTGCGCACGACATCCTCGAGGCGGCCACCGAGCGACCGCAGCGCTCCCTCTACCTTGTCGATCACGAAGTGAAGCTGGGCTGCCGCGTCCATCTTGCCCACCACTCGGTCGACGTGCGTCGCGGTGGTTCCGGAAACCAAGATACGGTTCCCCCGGCGCACCGCCCTGCAATAACCGGCCATCTCCTCCCACGGTGTGCCGCTCAGAGCGACGCTGCGCCCATCCGAGCCGGCCCGGACCGCAAAGGGAGGGGGGAAAGTTTCAAGGTGATGGCTTAGATCCCCGGAAGCCGTGAGGTACGGGGGTTTGCGGTACTCATCGCCGCTGTCTCCTGGAAGGGTGCGTAGATTACTTAA
This window harbors:
- a CDS encoding ISAzo13 family transposase, with the translated sequence TLRGTATETGLKVKAFLLEGVYEKGQRVSDADMKKLNLERHSVCPNWNYTIRPRLMSDPGG
- a CDS encoding sensor histidine kinase, which encodes MPAGLSATFDPDRITQVLGNLLDNALRHAGPVLIEVGAEAEAQGVKLWVRDYGPGLPQATLERALERFYRGDLSRARPDTPEGAPGDSSGSGLGLAIARALTEAHGGQLEAANHPEGGALFVLRLPDLRRESGVRL